GAAAAAACCATTGCCGATACGCACAACGTCACCGGTTCGATCTGGACGCTGGGTAAAAACCTGGCCGGCCATGCTCTGAAAAACAAAAAATAAGGTGCCCTACATGAATTTTTTCAAACCTGCTTTGTTAGCCTTGGCACTGGTCGCCAGTAACAGCGCTTTCGGCCACGCCGTTGTCACGCATAATTCTTTAAAACTCAAACCGGTACCGGTCAATTTGGCCAGTGACGTGGAGCTATCGTTCAATTCCAAAGTGGAATTGGATTTATCGGAAGTATTCCTGGTCAGTGCCGGGGATAAAATGCAAACCATTACGGCCACGCCGGGCGAAAAACCCGGCCAAGTCTTGCTGCATCTACCAGCTTTGGAACCCGGCGAATATGCCATCAAATTAAAAATATTCGCCGCCGACGGTCATCTCAGCGAAGACCTGCTGCGTTTTTTTGTCAAACAGGCTAAGTGATCCGCATGGAAGGCATTGCAAATTATTTAGACTCATTGATAGGCGGCGTCGATCTCACGTTTTATTCAATCACCATCGGTGGCTTACTGTGGGGCCTGTTAGTCCTGCGCCCCTGGCATGAAGAAGCGCTGTATAACTCGGCCTTACTGAGCAAAACCGTCAACCTGATTCATTTCGGCAGCAAAGCCCTGGTCATCACCCAATTGTCGAAAATTGGCCTGAAAATATGGCTGATGGCCGTGACCTTAGGCAAATCGCCGTTCCCGGCGTTTTTCCAAACCGTGCAATTCCAGGCC
The window above is part of the Methylomonas sp. ZR1 genome. Proteins encoded here:
- a CDS encoding copper resistance protein CopC — protein: MNFFKPALLALALVASNSAFGHAVVTHNSLKLKPVPVNLASDVELSFNSKVELDLSEVFLVSAGDKMQTITATPGEKPGQVLLHLPALEPGEYAIKLKIFAADGHLSEDLLRFFVKQAK